Genomic window (Streptomyces sp. SLBN-31):
GTGGCTGACGCGGTGATCGTCGTGGCGCTGCTGCTGGTCGCGGCGGCCTCGACGGCGGCGGTGGCGACTCGTGATCCCGTGCGCCAGGCCCTCGTCCTGGCCGTCCTCGGGGTCGTGCTCGCCGTGCTGTTCACCGTCCTGCAGGCACCCG
Coding sequences:
- a CDS encoding hydrogenase subunit MbhD domain-containing protein, producing the protein MADAVIVVALLLVAAASTAAVATRDPVRQALVLAVLGVVLAVLFTVLQAPDVGLSQLAVGSALTPLLLMLTVRKVRRRGRDKDDRR